One Vicugna pacos unplaced genomic scaffold, VicPac4 scaffold_233, whole genome shotgun sequence DNA segment encodes these proteins:
- the LOC107035111 gene encoding EKC/KEOPS complex subunit LAGE3-like, giving the protein MQALEDDARGATNGAGGLGNQQSPQTPEGRSSGSLEVKGDHSGPEGQGGPGSEGAVAEAAVAPPQVEQAPRALGPAGDAAPVAVGPGSELLEFTLTVPFRSPLEADMARRSLIPVARRHQGVVQESTVNGSALAVRWTAEDPILFRTAINSFLDHLSLVIRNIRRLRPRLP; this is encoded by the exons ATGCAGGCCCTAGAGGATGACGCCAGGGGTGCCACGAACGGTGCAGGAGGCCTGGGCAACCAGCAGAGCCCCCAGACTCCTGAGGGCCGGAGTTCAGGCAGTCTAGAAGTCAAGGGTGACCACAGTGGCCCGGAAGGCCAGGGCGGCCCTGGCAGTGAAGGAGCAGTGGCCGAAGCTGCTGTTGCTCCTCCCCAGGTTGAGCAGGCACCGCGCGCCCTGGGACCTGCTGGAGATGCAGCGCCCGTGGCTGTGGGGCCTGGAAGTGAGCTGCTGGAGTT CACACTTACTGTACCTTTCCGATCCCCCCTGGAGGCAGACATGGCCCGAAGATCTCTGATCCCAGTTGCCCGACGCCACCAAGGGGTGGTTCAGGAGTCTACAGTGAATGGCAGCGCCCTGGCTGT TAGATGGACTGCTGAAGACCCCATTCTCTTCCGAACTGCCATCAACTCCTTCCTTGATCATCTTTCCCTGGTGATTCGGAACATTCGCCGTTTGCGGCCCCGCCTCCCCTAA